One genomic window of Ruminococcus gauvreauii includes the following:
- the asnS gene encoding asparagine--tRNA ligase, translating to MKLTTIREIYKDRDTYLDQEISVGGWIRSVRDSKTFGFIVLHDGTFFETLQIVYHDKMDNFSEISKLNVGAAVIVKGRLVATPQAKQPFEIQADEVTVEGASAPDYPLQKKRHSLEYLRTITHLRPRTNTFQAVFRVRSLIAYAIHRFFQDRGFVYVHTPLITGSDCEGAGEMFRVTTLDLDQIPKTEEGAVDYARDFFGKETNLTVSGQLNGETYAQAFRNIYTFGPTFRAENSNTTRHAAEFWMIEPEITFADLEDNMDLAESMLKYVIQYVLEQAPEEMNFFNSFVDKGLLDRLNHVLNSEFGHVTYTEAIEILEKNNEKFEYKVSWGVDLQTEHERYLTEEVFKRPVFVTDYPKEIKAFYMKLNEDGKTVAAMDCLVPGIGEIIGGSQREDDYDKLLGRMAELNLNAEDYAFYLDLRKYGSTRHAGFGLGFERCVMYLTGMSNIRDVIPFPRTVNNCEL from the coding sequence ATGAAACTGACAACAATTCGTGAGATTTATAAAGACAGGGATACTTACCTCGATCAGGAAATAAGTGTGGGCGGCTGGATCAGAAGCGTACGGGATTCTAAAACATTTGGATTTATCGTTCTGCATGACGGAACATTTTTCGAGACGCTTCAGATTGTATACCACGACAAAATGGATAATTTTTCCGAGATATCTAAGCTGAATGTGGGAGCGGCAGTTATCGTAAAAGGGAGGCTCGTTGCAACACCTCAAGCGAAACAGCCGTTTGAGATTCAGGCAGACGAAGTGACGGTAGAGGGGGCATCCGCGCCGGATTATCCGCTTCAGAAAAAACGTCACAGCCTGGAGTACCTTCGCACGATCACGCATCTTCGTCCGCGTACGAATACGTTTCAGGCGGTTTTCCGCGTGCGCTCGCTGATCGCATATGCAATCCACCGGTTTTTCCAGGACAGAGGCTTTGTCTACGTTCATACGCCGCTGATCACGGGAAGCGACTGTGAAGGTGCCGGTGAGATGTTCCGTGTGACGACACTTGACCTGGATCAGATACCAAAGACGGAAGAGGGGGCAGTCGACTACGCCCGGGATTTTTTCGGGAAGGAGACGAATCTCACCGTGAGCGGTCAGTTAAACGGTGAGACGTATGCGCAGGCGTTCCGCAATATCTATACGTTCGGTCCCACGTTCCGTGCTGAGAATTCTAACACCACACGTCATGCGGCGGAATTCTGGATGATTGAACCGGAGATCACATTTGCAGACCTGGAAGACAATATGGATCTCGCAGAGAGCATGCTGAAATATGTCATCCAATATGTATTGGAACAGGCGCCCGAGGAGATGAATTTCTTCAATTCCTTTGTGGACAAGGGGCTGCTGGACCGCCTGAACCACGTACTGAATTCTGAATTCGGACATGTTACCTATACGGAGGCAATTGAGATTCTGGAGAAAAACAACGAGAAGTTCGAATATAAAGTTTCCTGGGGAGTGGACCTTCAGACGGAACACGAACGGTATCTGACGGAAGAGGTGTTTAAACGGCCGGTTTTCGTGACAGATTACCCGAAGGAGATCAAGGCGTTTTATATGAAACTGAATGAAGATGGAAAAACGGTAGCTGCGATGGACTGCCTTGTCCCGGGAATCGGGGAGATTATCGGCGGAAGCCAGAGGGAGGATGACTACGATAAACTGCTCGGCAGGATGGCGGAATTGAATCTGAATGCGGAGGATTACGCGTTCTATCTGGATCTCAGAAAATACGGTTCCACACGCCACGCAGGATTTGGACTTGGATTCGAACGCTGTGTGATGTATCTGACGGGGATGAGTAATATCAGGGACGTCATCCCGTTCCCGAGAACGGTCAATAACTGTGAATTATAA